A genomic region of Nostoc sp. UHCC 0702 contains the following coding sequences:
- a CDS encoding M48 family metallopeptidase, producing MSNPTPLPKWKDAQALKNAVGEWSKRINVQVQQIQLRPMKRKWASISITTGRLTLNTELLDLPQELGEFVIVHELVHLLVPNHGKVFKCFISAYLPDWEEREKKLRQGDILPH from the coding sequence ATGAGCAACCCGACTCCCTTACCAAAGTGGAAAGACGCACAAGCACTTAAAAATGCCGTGGGCGAATGGAGCAAACGCATAAACGTCCAAGTTCAGCAAATCCAACTACGTCCAATGAAACGTAAATGGGCATCGATTTCTATCACTACAGGACGCTTGACACTCAACACAGAGTTATTAGATTTGCCACAAGAACTAGGGGAGTTCGTTATTGTTCACGAACTAGTACATTTGCTCGTCCCAAACCACGGCAAGGTGTTTAAATGCTTTATATCCGCTTATTTGCCTGATTGGGAGGAGAGGGAGAAGAAATTACGGCAAGGTGATATACTCCCACACTGA
- a CDS encoding circadian clock KaiB family protein has protein sequence MITDKLSRPQLFKGIALFTPGGDLIYCIDPNKQGRWHLHLCAALQEILNLPEPPHFLVPCYTATIDHWLDPHTNQVRTFAEAYPAVIRYQALLNAIFGTNELVWQTGPWQEGLCDRMVLNTYRSSFPQLWEDHDLIVNLELSEPAPKYHPPVIAARKVQLKTQCYVLRLFVAGHSANTERILQNLHELLERSLGYPYTMKVIDVLTNPEQAEIDQVSATPTLVKVWPHPIRRIVGDLDNPEKILQMLGATEKI, from the coding sequence TTGATAACAGACAAACTATCTAGACCCCAGTTGTTTAAAGGCATTGCCTTATTTACACCAGGAGGAGATTTAATTTACTGCATCGACCCTAACAAACAAGGTCGATGGCATTTGCATTTGTGTGCTGCTTTGCAGGAAATCTTAAACTTACCAGAACCGCCTCACTTTTTAGTGCCTTGCTACACGGCGACAATTGACCACTGGTTAGATCCGCACACCAACCAAGTGCGAACTTTTGCAGAAGCTTATCCAGCAGTAATACGATATCAGGCTCTGCTGAATGCGATTTTTGGTACAAATGAGCTAGTTTGGCAAACAGGCCCTTGGCAAGAAGGGTTGTGCGATCGCATGGTATTAAATACTTATCGTTCCTCATTTCCCCAACTTTGGGAAGACCATGACTTAATCGTCAACTTAGAACTTTCTGAACCTGCACCAAAGTATCATCCACCAGTAATCGCAGCTAGAAAGGTACAGCTAAAGACACAATGCTATGTCTTACGCTTATTTGTAGCAGGGCATAGTGCTAACACAGAACGTATCCTGCAAAATTTGCACGAACTGTTAGAGCGATCGCTGGGCTATCCTTACACCATGAAAGTTATCGACGTTTTAACAAATCCAGAACAAGCAGAAATTGACCAAGTTTCTGCAACCCCTACCCTTGTGAAGGTTTGGCCTCATCCTATTCGGCGCATTGTTGGAGATTTGGACAATCCAGAAAAGATTTTACAGATGTTAGGTGCTACGGAAAAAATTTGA